The segment GGCCTCGGTCAGGGCATAATCCCCGGACAATTGCTTGATGTCGCGGGCCAGGGTCGACGGGTTGCACGACACGTAGACGATGCGTTCGGGAGCAAGCTCCAGAAGTGCCGCCGCGGCATCGGGGTGCATGCCGGAGCGCGGAGGGTCGGTGACCACAACGTCGGGCTTCTGCTCAAGGGTTTTCAGTTTTTCCAGAACATCCCCGGCAATGAACGTGCAGTTGGTGAATTCGTTGAGCTTGGCATTGGCTTCGGCGTCGCGCACGGCAGCGGGCACGGTTTCGATCCCGGTGACCGATGCGGCCTGTTTGGCCATGGCCAGTCCCAGTCCTCCCGATCCGCAGTACAGATCAAGAACGTGTTCGGTGCCCGTCAGTCCTGCGGCTTTGCACGCAGCGGCGTAGAGCAGTTCGGCTGCCGGGGTGTTGGTCTGGAAAAAGGAATCTGCGGAGATCCGGTAGCGGATGTCGCCCACCTGCTCCATGACGTATCCATCACCGGTGCGAAAGACCTGGCGTTCGCCGTGGGCAATGGCGGAGCGGGCCTTGCGGGTGGAGTGAACCACCGTGGTCAGGGCCGGGAACCGCTGGTGCAGATCGTCGGCCAGGGAACGGATTGCACCGCCGTCCTGAGCCTGGGACGTAATGATCTGGACCATGGTCTGCATGGTGGTCTTGGTCTCGCGAATCACCAGGAATCGCCAAAGTCCACGCCGGGTGCGGGGATCATAGCTGGGGATGCTCGTGCGGCGGCAGAATTCGCGGACGTGGCGTACGATTTCGGCGCACTGGGGCGAGGGCAGATGACATTCCTCGATGTTCACGATGCGCTCGGAGCCCTTGCGGTGCAGGCCGAGAGACAGCGGCCCTGACTCGGAACCTCCGCCGGCAAAGGCGAATTCCATCTTGTTGCGGAAGCCACGCAGTTCCGGGGATGCCTGTGCCGGGTGAATCTTCGGGGCTTCGATGCGGGCAATGCGCGTCAATTGGTCGCCA is part of the Desulfovibrio ferrophilus genome and harbors:
- the rlmD gene encoding 23S rRNA (uracil(1939)-C(5))-methyltransferase RlmD; this encodes MSEFFHKGQTLELNVERMAFGGRGIARTEGFVVFVDGALPGQKVRATVTKAAKRFAEADVDEVLEQTPHWTQPFCLHFGKCGGCQFQDLDYAEQLKWKTEHVGDQLTRIARIEAPKIHPAQASPELRGFRNKMEFAFAGGGSESGPLSLGLHRKGSERIVNIEECHLPSPQCAEIVRHVREFCRRTSIPSYDPRTRRGLWRFLVIRETKTTMQTMVQIITSQAQDGGAIRSLADDLHQRFPALTTVVHSTRKARSAIAHGERQVFRTGDGYVMEQVGDIRYRISADSFFQTNTPAAELLYAAACKAAGLTGTEHVLDLYCGSGGLGLAMAKQAASVTGIETVPAAVRDAEANAKLNEFTNCTFIAGDVLEKLKTLEQKPDVVVTDPPRSGMHPDAAAALLELAPERIVYVSCNPSTLARDIKQLSGDYALTEAWPFDLFPHSPHIECVALLERLKS